The Setaria viridis chromosome 6, Setaria_viridis_v4.0, whole genome shotgun sequence genome contains a region encoding:
- the LOC117860446 gene encoding probable sucrose-phosphate synthase 4: protein MAGNDWINSYLEAILDAGGAAGEISAAAGGGGGGEGPAGEKRDKSSLMLRERGRFSPARYFVEEVISGFDETDLYKTWVRTSAMRSPQERNTRLENMSWRIWNLARKKKQIEGEEASRLSKRRLEREKARQYAAADLSEDLSEGEKGENNNDPSIHDEITRTRMPRIGSTDAIEAWASQQKEKKMYIVLISIHGLIRGENMELGRDSDTGGQVKYVVELARALGSTPGVYRVDLLTRQIPAPDVDWSYGEPTEMLSPISSDNFGHEVGESSGAYIVRIPFGPRDKYIPKEHLWPHIQEFVDGALVHIMQMSKVLGEQVGSGQPVWPVVIHGHYADAGDSAALLSGALNVPMVFTGHSLGRDKLEQILKQGRQTRDEINATYKIMRRIEAEELCLDASEIIITSTRQEIEQQWGLYDGFDLTMARKLRARIKRGVSCFGRYMPRMIAIPPGMEFSHIAPHDVDLDGEEGNEDGSASPDPPIWADIMRFFSNPRKPMILALARPDPKKNITTLVKAFGEHRELRNLANLTLIMGNRDVIDEMSSTNAAVLTSVLKLIDKYDLYGQVAYPKHHKQSEVPDIYRLAARTKGVFINCAFIEPFGLTLIEAAAYGLPMVATRNGGPVDIHRVLDNGILVDPHNQNEIAEALYKLVSDKHLWAQCRQNGLKNIHQFSWPEHCKNYLSRVGTLKPRHPRWQKSNVATEISEADSPEDSLRDVHDISLNLKLSLDSEKSGSKEGNSNTVRRNLEDAVQKLSGGVSASRKEGPSENGRWPSLRRRKHIIVVAVDSVQDADFVQVIKNIFEASSNGRLSGSVGFVLSTSRAISEIHALLIYGGIEASDFDAFICNSGSDLCYPSSSSEDMLSSAELPFMIDLDYHSQIEYRWGGEGLRKTLIRWAAEKNNESGQNVIVEDEECSSTYCISFKVTNTEAAPPVKEIRRTMRIQALRCHVLYSHDGSKLNVIPVLASRSQALRYLYVRWGVELSNMTVVVGESGDTDYEGLLGGVHKTIILKGSFNAVPNQVHSARSYSLEDVVSFEKPGIASVEGHGPDNLKSALQRFGILKD, encoded by the exons ATGGCCGGGAACGACTGGATCAACAGCTACCTGGAGGCTATCCTCGACGCGGGCGGGGCCGCGGGGGAAATCTCGGCAGccgcaggcggcggtggcgggggtgaggggccggccggggagaAGCGGGACAAATCGTCGCTGATGCTCCGGGAGCGCGGCCGGTTCAGCCCCGCGCGATACTTCGTCGAGGAGGTTATCTCCGGCTTCGACGAGACCGACCTTTACAAGACCTGGGTCCGA ACGTCGGCGATGAGGAGCCCACAGGAGCGGAACACGCGTCTGGAGAACATGTCCTGGAGGATCTGGAATctcgccaggaagaagaagcag ATTGAAGGAGAGGAAGCCTCTCGTTTGTCTAAAAGACGCCTGGAACGTGAGAAAGCTCGTCAATATGCTGCAGCTGATTTGTCCGAAGACCTATCTGaaggagaaaaaggagaaaacaaTAATGACCCATCTATTCATGATGAGATCACAAGGACACGGATGCCAAGGATTGGTTCAACTGATGCTATTGAGGCTTGGGCAAGCcagcagaaagaaaaaaaaatgtacataGTACTGATAAG CATTCATGGTCTTATACGCGGTGAGAATATGGAGCTGGGGCGCGATTCAGATACAGGTGGTCAG GTCAAATATGTTGTGGAACTTGCTAGGGCTTTAGGTTCAACACCAGGCGTATACAGAGTGGATCTACTTACAAGGCAGATTCCTGCACCTGATGTTGATTGGAGTTACGGGGAACCTACTGAGATGCTCAGTCCGATAAGTTCAGATAATTTTGGGCACGAGGTGGGCGAAAGCAGTGGTGCCTATATTGTCCGGATACCATTTGGACCAAGAGATAAATATATCCCTAAAGAGCATCTGTGGCCCCACATCCAGGAATTCGTTGATGGTGCACTTGTCCACATCATGCAGATGTCCAAGGTACTTGGAGAACAAGTTGGTAGTGGGCAACCAGTATGGCCTGTTGTTATACACGGACACTATGCTGATGCTGGTGATTCTGCTGCTTTACTGTCTGGGGCACTTAATGTACCCATGGTATTCACAGGCCATTCTCTTGGCAGAGACAAGTTGGAGCAGATTTTGAAGCAAGGGCGTCAAACCAGGGATGAAATAAATGCAACCTACAAGATAATGCGCCGAATTGAGGCTGAAGAACTTTGTCTTGATGCATCTGAAATCATAATTACAAGCACCAGGCAAGAAATAGAACAACAATGGGGACTGTATGATGGTTTTGATCTAACTATGGCCCGAAAACTTAGAGCAAGAATAAAGCGTGGTGTGAGCTGCTTTGGTCGTTACATGCCTCGTATGATT GCAATACCTCCTGGCATGGAGTTTAGCCATATAGCACCGCATGATGTCGATCTGGATGGTGAAGAAGGAAATGAAGATGGCTCAGCTTCACCAGATCCACCTATTTGGGCTGAT ATAATGCGCTTCTTCTCAAACCCCCGTAAGCCCATGATTCTTGCCCTTGCACGTCCAGATCCCAAGAAGAATATAACTACTCTAGTCAAGGCATTTGGTGAACATCGTGAATTAAGAAATTTAGCAAATCTT ACACTGATCATGGGCAATCGTGATGTCATTGATGAAATGTCAAGCACAAATGCAGCTGTTTTGACTTCAGTACTCAAGCTAATTGATAAATATGATCTATATGGCCAAGTGGCATACCCCAAGCACCATAAGCAATCTGAAGTTCCTGATATTTATCGTTTAGCGGCGAGAACAAAG GGGGTTTTTATCAACTGTGCATTCATTGAACCATTTGGACTTACCTTGATTGAG GCTGCTGCATATGGTTTACCCATGGTTGCCACCCGAAATGGTGGGCCTGTCGACATACATCGG GttcttgataatgggattcttGTTGACCCCCATAATCAAAATGAAATAGCTGAAGCACTTTATAAGCTGGTGTCAGATAAGCATTTGTGGGCACAATGCCGCCAGAATGGTCTGAAAAACATCCATCAATTTTCATGGCCTGAACATTGCAAGAACTATTTGTCACGTGTTGGCACTCTCAAGCCTAGACATCCCCGCTGGCAAAAGAGTAATGTTGCAACTGAAATATCTGAAGCAGATTCACCTGAAGACTCTCTAAGGGATGTTCATGACATATCCCTTAACTTAAAGCTTTCCTTGGACAGTGAAAAATCAGGCAGCAAAGAAGGAAATTCGAATACTGTGAGAAGAAATCTTGAGGATGCAGTACAAAAGTTGTCAGGAGGTGTTAGTGCCAGCAGAAAGGAGGGGCCAAGTGAGAATGGTAGATGGCCGTCATTGCGTAGGAGGAAGCACATCATTGTGGTTGCTGTAGACTCTGTGCAAGATGCAGACTTTGTTCAGgttattaaaaatatttttgaggCTTCAAGCAATGGAAGATTAAGTGGTTCTGTTGGTTTTGTATTGTCAACATCTAGAGCAATATCAGAGATACATGCTTTGCTAATATATGGAGGCATAGAAGCTAGTGATTTTGATGCCTTCATATGTAACAGTGGCAGTGATCTTTGTTATCCATCTTCAAGCTCTGAAGACATGCTTAGCTCTGCTGAGCTCCCATTCATGATTGATCTTGATTATCACTCCCAAATTGAATATCGCTGGGGAGGAGAAGGTTTAAGGAAGACACTAATTCGTTGGGCAGCTGAGAAAAACAATGAAAGTGGACAAAATGTAATTGTTGAGGATGAAGAATGTTCATCCACTTATTGCATTTCATTTAAAGTGACGAATACTGAGGCT GCACCTCCTGTGAAAGAGATTAGGAGGACAATGAGAATTCAAGCACTACGCTGTCATGTTTTGTACAGCCATGATGGTAGCAAGCTGAATGTTATTCCTGTTTTGGCTTCTCGCTCACAGGCTTTAAG GTATCTGTATGTAAGATGGGGTGTTGAGCTGTCAAACATGACAGTCGTCGTTGGTGAAAGTGGTGACACAGATTATGAAGGTTTGCTTGGAGGTGTGCACAAGACCATCATACTCAAAGGCTCTTTCAATGCTGTTCCAAACCAAGTTCATAGTGCTAGGAGCTACTCGTTGGAAGATGTTGTATCCTTTGAGAAACCAGGAATTGCTTCAGTTGAGGGACATGGTCCAGACAACCTAAAATCAGCTTTACAGCGATTTGGTATATTGAAAGACTAA